One region of Parafrankia discariae genomic DNA includes:
- a CDS encoding VOC family protein codes for MSVELNHTIVHARDDEESARFLAHILGLEVGPRTGRFLPVVTANGVALDFAVTTAEPIATQHYAFLVSDEEFDAAFARIRQAGITFYADPHGRLPGEINHNHGGRGLYFLDPSGHGMEILTRPYGNNG; via the coding sequence ATGTCCGTCGAGCTGAACCACACGATCGTCCACGCCCGCGACGACGAGGAGTCCGCCCGGTTCCTGGCCCACATCCTGGGTCTCGAGGTCGGGCCGCGGACGGGCCGGTTCCTGCCGGTCGTCACGGCCAACGGCGTAGCCCTGGACTTCGCCGTCACCACGGCCGAGCCCATCGCCACGCAGCACTACGCGTTCCTGGTGTCGGACGAGGAGTTCGACGCGGCGTTCGCCCGGATCAGGCAGGCCGGCATCACCTTCTACGCCGATCCGCACGGCCGGCTGCCGGGCGAGATCAACCACAACCACGGCGGGCGCGGCCTGTACTTCCTCGACCCGTCCGGGCACGGGATGGAGATCCTCACCCGCCCCTACGGGAACAACGGGTAG
- a CDS encoding NADP-dependent isocitrate dehydrogenase has translation MTDSVIIYTQTDEAPALATYSFLPVVQAYASTAGVGVVSRDISLAGRIIASFPEYLEPSQRIDDALAELGGLARTPEANIIKLPNISASIPQLRAAVVELQQQGYALPDYPDDPKTDEEREIRARYDKVKGSAVNPVLREGNSDRRAPASVKSYAKAHPHRMGAWSAESKTNVATMGADDFRSTEKSTVIATDGSLRIELVGDDGTTTVLRESVPVLAGEVVDASVMRVGALREFLTEQVARAKAEGVLFSVHLKATMMKVSDPIIFGHVVRAFFPETFARHGAALAAAGLTPNEGLGGIFKGLEALPEGAEIKASFEAELAAGPPLAMVDSDRGITNLHVPSDVIVDASMPAMIRTSGHMWGPDGAEGDTLAVLPDSSYAGIYQAVIDDCRAHGAYDPATMGSVPNVGLMAQKAEEYGSHDKTFEIATTGTVRLVDGAGTAVLELTVSAGDIFRACQTKDAPIRDWVKLAVTRARATGNPAVFWLDETRAHDAQLITKVRTYLADHDTTGLQIEIKAPVDAITFSLERIRRGEDTISVTGNVLRDYLTDLFPILELGTSAKMLSVVPLMNGGGLFETGAGGSAPKHVQQLVKENYLRWDSLGEFLALAVSFEHLAQRTGNARAQVLADTLDRATATFLNEDKSPTRRVGGIDNRGSHFYLALYWAQELAAQTADTALAQAFAGLAENLAAQEKTIVEELLAVQGSPADIGGYYQPDPAKATAVMRPSKTFNEAVATLA, from the coding sequence GTGACTGATTCGGTGATCATCTACACCCAGACGGACGAGGCGCCGGCGCTGGCGACGTACTCGTTCCTGCCGGTGGTGCAGGCGTACGCGTCCACGGCCGGGGTCGGGGTCGTCAGCCGCGACATCTCCCTGGCCGGGCGGATCATCGCCAGCTTCCCGGAGTACCTCGAGCCGTCCCAGCGCATCGACGACGCGCTCGCCGAGCTCGGCGGCCTGGCCCGCACGCCCGAGGCGAACATCATCAAGCTGCCGAACATCTCGGCGTCGATCCCGCAGCTGCGGGCCGCCGTCGTCGAGCTGCAGCAGCAGGGCTACGCGCTGCCGGACTACCCCGACGACCCGAAGACCGACGAGGAGCGGGAGATCCGCGCCCGCTACGACAAGGTCAAGGGCAGCGCGGTCAACCCGGTGCTGCGCGAGGGCAACTCCGACCGTCGCGCGCCGGCGTCGGTGAAGAGCTACGCCAAGGCCCACCCGCACCGCATGGGCGCCTGGAGCGCCGAGTCGAAGACGAACGTCGCCACCATGGGCGCCGACGACTTCCGCTCGACCGAGAAGTCCACGGTGATCGCCACGGACGGCTCCCTGCGCATTGAGCTGGTCGGTGACGACGGCACCACGACCGTCCTGCGCGAGTCGGTACCGGTACTCGCCGGTGAGGTCGTCGACGCCTCCGTCATGCGGGTCGGCGCGCTGCGCGAGTTCCTCACCGAGCAGGTGGCCCGGGCGAAGGCCGAGGGCGTGCTGTTCTCGGTGCACCTGAAGGCCACGATGATGAAGGTCTCCGACCCGATCATCTTCGGCCACGTCGTGCGCGCGTTCTTCCCCGAGACGTTCGCCCGGCACGGCGCGGCGCTCGCGGCGGCCGGCCTGACCCCGAACGAGGGCCTCGGCGGCATCTTCAAGGGCCTGGAGGCGCTGCCCGAAGGCGCCGAGATCAAGGCCTCCTTCGAGGCCGAGCTCGCCGCCGGCCCGCCGCTGGCCATGGTCGACTCCGATCGCGGGATCACTAACCTGCACGTCCCGAGCGACGTCATCGTCGACGCGTCCATGCCGGCGATGATCCGTACCTCCGGCCACATGTGGGGGCCGGACGGCGCCGAGGGGGACACCCTCGCCGTCCTGCCCGACAGCAGCTACGCCGGCATCTACCAGGCCGTCATCGACGACTGCCGGGCCCACGGCGCCTACGACCCGGCCACGATGGGCTCGGTGCCCAACGTCGGCCTGATGGCGCAGAAGGCCGAGGAGTACGGCAGCCACGACAAGACCTTCGAGATCGCGACGACCGGCACGGTGCGTCTCGTCGACGGCGCGGGCACGGCCGTCCTGGAGCTGACCGTGAGCGCCGGTGACATCTTCCGCGCCTGCCAGACCAAGGACGCCCCGATCCGCGACTGGGTGAAGCTCGCCGTCACCCGGGCCCGCGCCACCGGCAACCCGGCGGTGTTCTGGCTCGACGAGACCCGGGCGCACGACGCCCAGCTCATCACCAAGGTCCGGACCTACCTGGCCGACCACGACACCACCGGGCTGCAGATCGAGATCAAGGCCCCGGTCGACGCCATCACCTTCTCGCTGGAGCGCATCCGCCGTGGCGAGGACACCATCTCGGTGACCGGCAACGTGCTGCGTGACTACCTGACCGACCTGTTCCCGATCCTGGAGCTCGGCACGAGCGCCAAGATGCTCTCGGTCGTCCCGCTGATGAACGGCGGCGGCCTGTTCGAGACCGGGGCCGGTGGTTCGGCGCCCAAGCACGTGCAGCAGCTCGTCAAGGAGAACTACCTGCGTTGGGACAGCCTGGGTGAGTTCCTGGCACTGGCGGTGAGCTTCGAGCACCTCGCGCAGCGCACCGGCAACGCCCGCGCCCAGGTGCTGGCGGACACCCTGGACCGCGCCACCGCGACCTTCCTCAACGAGGACAAGTCGCCCACCCGTCGGGTCGGTGGCATCGACAACCGGGGCAGTCACTTCTACCTGGCCCTGTACTGGGCCCAGGAGCTGGCCGCGCAGACCGCCGACACGGCCCTCGCGCAGGCGTTCGCCGGCCTGGCCGAGAACCTCGCGGCCCAGGAGAAGACCATCGTCGAGGAACTGCTCGCCGTGCAGGGCTCGCCGGCGGACATCGGCGGCTACTACCAGCCCGACCCGGCCAAGGCCACGGCCGTGATGCGTCCCTCGAAGACCTTCAACGAGGCCGTCGCGACGCTTGCCTGA
- a CDS encoding lamin tail domain-containing protein codes for MVALALFGVPAATAGPTDVRINEIESNGGSPGDWVELVNTGSTAVSIAGWVVKDNDDSHVFTVAAGTSLAAGGRAVLDVDPVFGLGSADSVRLYQAGGTSLVDSYTWTAHATTTYGRCPDGSGAFATTTASTRGTANSCAGGGGVTATAWPGGTAVTVADAANAFGTNLSGLSFQSAGVLWAVKNGPGTLYRLVPSGATWTPDTSGGWTSGKALHYANGTGDLDAEGVVVTPDGVVVATERDNNGSTSLPKIVRFDGSATTTTLNATAEWDLTADLPAVAANSGPEGISWIPDSFLTAHGFHDEHANAAYDPASYPGHGSGLYFVGLEANGTIYAYALDQTGGGYTRIATVPSGFPGVMDLEYEPGTGHLWAACDDTCQGRTATLDVNAQGQLAVTALYERPTGMSNYNNEGFAIAPQETCASGHKPVLWSDDGNDASHALRAGTLNC; via the coding sequence ATGGTCGCGCTCGCGCTGTTCGGCGTGCCGGCGGCGACGGCCGGGCCGACCGACGTGCGGATCAACGAGATCGAGTCGAACGGCGGTTCGCCGGGTGACTGGGTGGAGCTGGTCAACACCGGCTCGACGGCGGTGAGCATCGCGGGCTGGGTGGTGAAGGACAACGACGACTCGCACGTGTTCACGGTCGCCGCGGGCACGTCGCTGGCCGCCGGCGGGCGCGCGGTGCTCGACGTGGATCCGGTGTTCGGCCTGGGCAGCGCCGATTCCGTCCGGCTGTACCAGGCCGGCGGCACGTCGCTGGTGGATTCGTACACCTGGACGGCGCACGCGACGACGACCTACGGGCGGTGCCCGGACGGCAGCGGCGCGTTCGCCACGACGACCGCGTCGACCCGGGGCACCGCCAACTCCTGCGCGGGTGGCGGTGGGGTCACCGCCACGGCGTGGCCCGGTGGCACCGCGGTCACCGTGGCCGACGCCGCCAACGCGTTCGGCACCAACCTGAGCGGGCTGTCCTTCCAGAGCGCCGGTGTGCTCTGGGCGGTGAAGAACGGCCCCGGCACCCTCTACCGGCTCGTGCCCAGCGGCGCGACGTGGACTCCCGACACCTCGGGCGGCTGGACCTCCGGCAAGGCGCTGCACTACGCCAACGGGACCGGCGACCTCGATGCGGAAGGGGTGGTGGTCACCCCCGACGGAGTGGTGGTCGCCACCGAGCGCGACAACAACGGCAGCACCAGCCTGCCGAAGATCGTCCGGTTCGACGGCTCCGCCACGACCACCACGCTCAACGCGACCGCCGAGTGGGATCTCACCGCCGACCTGCCCGCCGTCGCGGCCAACAGCGGTCCCGAGGGCATCTCGTGGATCCCCGACTCGTTCCTCACCGCGCACGGCTTCCACGACGAGCACGCCAACGCCGCGTACGACCCGGCCTCCTACCCCGGCCACGGCAGCGGCCTGTACTTCGTCGGCCTGGAGGCCAACGGCACGATCTACGCCTACGCCCTCGACCAGACCGGTGGCGGGTACACCCGGATCGCCACCGTGCCCAGCGGCTTCCCCGGGGTGATGGACCTCGAGTACGAGCCCGGCACCGGCCACCTGTGGGCGGCCTGTGACGACACCTGCCAGGGCCGCACCGCGACGCTCGACGTCAACGCCCAGGGCCAGCTCGCCGTCACGGCCCTCTACGAGCGGCCCACCGGGATGTCGAACTACAACAACGAGGGGTTCGCCATCGCGCCGCAGGAGACCTGCGCCTCCGGGCACAAGCCGGTCCTGTGGTCCGACGACGGCAACGACGCCAGCCACGCGCTGCGCGCCGGAACGCTCAACTGCTGA
- a CDS encoding sensor domain-containing phosphodiesterase: MTAGGLSILGTPVDVPEPDMAVVHLLGVLRRQLGMDLGWLCRFDGDRLVMQAQNGDGASYGVGPGTTVLGSPEDRERTLYWRVLTGRLPPVVPDTLADPRTAGLPTVTELGVRTYAATPIRDGDRIYGVVGCLGRVPRPELDSRHVQILMLIADLLSVSVRDLHRMWEDSSRAWRAVREVLDSGGPRLVFQPVVDLHTGAAVAAEALARFPGPPADPQQWFARAAGVGLGVELELAAVRQALGVLPAVPANARLTVNVSPTALTGGLLGVLPDIDLTRLVVEITEQERSLDDPAVVRATRELRARGARIAVDDVGAGYAGLARLVQLRPDVIKLDRCLIHGMDTDPVRRATAIALVYLAGKIGSRIIAEGVETATELAAARDTGIGYGQGYHLGVPDPALPAFHRPRWSGGPGPGPPDHRPVAGAYDVSGYDVSS, translated from the coding sequence ATGACGGCCGGCGGTCTGTCGATCCTGGGGACGCCGGTGGACGTCCCGGAACCGGACATGGCCGTGGTGCACCTGCTCGGCGTGCTGCGCCGCCAGCTGGGGATGGACCTCGGCTGGCTCTGCCGCTTCGACGGCGACCGGCTCGTCATGCAGGCTCAGAACGGGGACGGCGCGTCCTACGGTGTCGGCCCGGGCACGACCGTGCTCGGGTCGCCCGAGGATCGGGAGCGCACGCTCTACTGGCGGGTGCTGACCGGTCGGCTGCCGCCGGTCGTTCCTGACACGCTGGCGGACCCTCGCACGGCGGGGCTGCCCACCGTCACCGAGCTCGGTGTCCGCACCTACGCCGCGACGCCCATCCGGGACGGCGACCGCATCTACGGGGTCGTCGGCTGCCTCGGGCGCGTTCCCCGACCGGAGCTGGACTCCCGGCACGTGCAGATCCTGATGCTGATCGCGGATCTGCTCAGCGTCTCGGTCCGTGACCTGCACCGGATGTGGGAGGACTCGAGCCGGGCCTGGCGGGCCGTCCGCGAGGTGCTCGACAGCGGCGGGCCCCGCCTGGTGTTCCAGCCGGTCGTCGACCTGCACACCGGCGCGGCCGTGGCGGCCGAGGCACTCGCCCGGTTCCCCGGGCCGCCGGCCGATCCCCAGCAGTGGTTCGCGCGGGCCGCCGGCGTCGGGCTCGGCGTCGAGCTGGAGCTCGCCGCCGTCCGGCAGGCGCTGGGCGTGCTGCCCGCCGTTCCGGCCAACGCCCGCCTGACGGTGAACGTCTCCCCGACCGCGCTCACCGGTGGTCTGCTCGGCGTCCTCCCGGACATCGACCTGACCCGTCTCGTCGTCGAGATCACCGAACAGGAACGCAGCCTGGACGACCCGGCCGTGGTGCGCGCGACGCGCGAGCTGCGCGCCCGCGGGGCGCGGATCGCCGTCGACGACGTCGGTGCCGGCTACGCCGGGCTCGCCCGGCTCGTGCAGCTGCGCCCGGACGTGATCAAACTGGACCGGTGCCTGATACACGGCATGGACACCGATCCCGTCCGCCGCGCGACCGCCATCGCGCTGGTCTACCTGGCCGGGAAGATCGGCAGCCGGATCATCGCCGAGGGTGTCGAGACCGCCACCGAGCTCGCCGCGGCGCGCGACACCGGGATCGGCTACGGCCAGGGCTACCACCTCGGTGTCCCGGATCCGGCGCTGCCCGCGTTCCACCGGCCACGGTGGTCGGGCGGCCCCGGTCCGGGACCACCCGACCACCGTCCGGTGGCCGGGGCCTACGACGTCAGCGGTTACGACGTCAGCAGTTGA
- a CDS encoding proline dehydrogenase family protein translates to MTAAVSSSPHDLSGLGDEAVALVRRWVAQAASEPVDPAAARLAALLREPGGLAFTVRFVDGVVRPEDPRVAARNLARLAPSVPAFLPWYLRGAVRAGGAAGPVLPWVVVPAARRVLRRMVGHLVVDATDRRLGRAVERLRRPGVRLNLNLLGEAVLGEREAARRLAGTMALLARGDVDHVSIKVSASVAPHAAWAFDETVAHVVAALTPLFERAARSRPATFVTLDMEEYRDLDLTIAVFTTLLDRPALRHLAAGIVLQAYLPDALGALTRLQEWSAARRAAGGPPVTVRLVKGANLPMERAEASLRGWPPAPYDTKRETDANYKRLLDHALHPDRVANVRVGVAGHNLFDLAFAWILAGRRSARGGLRFEMLLGMAQAQARVVAREVGGLLLYTPVVRPAEFDVAIAYLVRRLEEGASRENFMSAVFDLAVDETLFAREEKRFRASLADVDDTVPAPRRTQNRLRAAPPVDATGPAGPVGPSEPAGSDAAGLAGPGGAGGFRNAPDTDPSLAANRTWARWVLARVPTSTLGVDLVAATTIHTADELEAVLARAVRAAPGWAALGGAGRAAVLRRAAEVLEQRRGELVEIMAAETAKTFDQADPEVSEAVDFARYYAARGAGLDDVDGALLAPVRLTVVTPPWNFPVAIPAGSTLAALAAGSPVVVKPAGQARRCGAVLVRALWDAGVPREVLHLVNVDEGDLGRALVGDPRVDRVILTGAFETAELFRSFRRDLPLLAETSGKNAIVVTPSADLDLAVRDVVASAFGHAGQKCSAASLLILVGSAATSRRLRDQLVDAVRSLVVGEAADPRTQLGPLVEPASGKLLRALTELGPGERWLVQPRRLDDRGRLWSPGVRAGVARGSEFHRTEYFGPVLGIMAAADLTEAVEIQNEVDFGLTSGLHSLEAAELDYWLRHVQAGNLYVNRGITGAIVGRQPFGGWKRSAVGPGTKAGGPTYLYALADWASRPATATAELGPPARRLLAAATDAIAVTAAVTAAAAGTGRGAADEGGSGAGGSAAVADLAGLERALRSDAAAWAEEYGAARELAGLVAERNVLRYQPVPVEIRFAGGGVCQLVRVVAAGLLAGSPLSVSSAVELPRWLRSELAGLAVANSHQSDEEWLAGITRRAAGRAAPRVRLIGGDASALTAAVGDRLEIAVHARPVTESGRLELLPFLREQAVSITAHRFGTPDGLSDTLL, encoded by the coding sequence ATGACCGCGGCAGTGAGCAGTAGCCCGCACGACCTGTCCGGCCTGGGCGACGAGGCTGTCGCGCTGGTCCGCCGCTGGGTGGCCCAGGCGGCGTCCGAACCGGTGGACCCGGCCGCGGCCCGGCTGGCCGCCCTGCTGCGGGAGCCGGGCGGGCTGGCGTTCACCGTGCGCTTCGTCGACGGGGTGGTCCGCCCGGAGGACCCGCGGGTGGCGGCACGCAACCTGGCCCGGCTCGCCCCGTCCGTGCCCGCGTTCCTGCCCTGGTACCTGCGGGGGGCGGTGCGGGCCGGGGGAGCGGCCGGTCCCGTGCTGCCGTGGGTCGTCGTCCCGGCCGCCCGGCGGGTGCTGCGCCGGATGGTCGGCCACCTGGTCGTCGACGCCACCGACCGCCGGCTCGGGCGGGCCGTCGAACGGCTGCGCCGGCCCGGTGTGCGGCTGAACCTGAACCTGCTGGGGGAGGCCGTCCTCGGGGAGCGGGAGGCCGCGCGCCGGCTGGCGGGCACCATGGCGCTGCTCGCCCGGGGCGACGTCGACCACGTGTCGATCAAGGTCTCGGCGAGCGTCGCGCCGCACGCGGCCTGGGCCTTCGACGAGACCGTGGCGCACGTCGTGGCGGCGCTGACGCCGCTGTTCGAGCGGGCGGCGCGGTCACGGCCGGCCACGTTCGTCACGCTGGACATGGAGGAGTACCGCGACCTGGACCTGACGATCGCGGTGTTCACCACGCTGCTCGACCGGCCCGCCCTGCGGCACCTGGCCGCCGGGATCGTCCTGCAGGCCTACCTGCCCGACGCGCTCGGCGCCCTGACCCGCCTGCAGGAGTGGAGCGCGGCCCGGCGGGCGGCCGGCGGCCCGCCGGTCACCGTGCGGCTGGTGAAGGGCGCGAACCTGCCGATGGAGCGGGCCGAGGCGTCGCTGCGGGGCTGGCCGCCCGCGCCGTACGACACCAAGCGGGAGACCGACGCCAACTACAAGCGGCTGCTCGACCACGCCCTGCACCCCGACCGGGTGGCCAACGTGCGCGTGGGGGTCGCCGGGCACAACCTGTTCGACCTGGCCTTCGCGTGGATCCTCGCCGGCCGGCGCAGCGCCCGCGGCGGCCTGCGCTTCGAGATGCTGCTCGGGATGGCGCAGGCGCAGGCCCGGGTCGTCGCGCGCGAGGTGGGCGGGCTGCTCCTCTACACCCCGGTGGTGCGGCCCGCGGAGTTCGACGTCGCCATCGCGTACCTGGTCCGCCGGCTCGAGGAGGGCGCGAGCCGGGAGAACTTCATGTCGGCGGTGTTCGACCTCGCCGTCGACGAGACGCTGTTCGCCCGTGAGGAGAAGCGGTTCCGCGCGTCGCTGGCCGACGTCGACGACACCGTCCCGGCCCCGCGCCGCACCCAGAACCGGCTGCGTGCCGCGCCCCCCGTCGACGCCACCGGGCCGGCCGGGCCTGTCGGGCCCAGCGAGCCCGCGGGGTCTGACGCCGCGGGGCTCGCCGGGCCCGGCGGCGCGGGCGGCTTCCGGAACGCTCCGGACACCGACCCCTCCCTGGCGGCCAACCGGACGTGGGCGCGGTGGGTCCTGGCCCGGGTGCCGACGTCCACGCTGGGTGTCGACCTCGTGGCCGCCACCACGATCCACACGGCGGACGAGCTGGAGGCGGTGCTGGCGCGCGCGGTCCGCGCCGCGCCGGGGTGGGCGGCGCTGGGCGGGGCGGGCCGCGCGGCCGTGCTGCGCCGGGCCGCCGAGGTGCTCGAACAGCGGCGCGGCGAACTGGTCGAGATCATGGCCGCCGAGACCGCGAAGACCTTCGACCAGGCCGATCCGGAGGTCTCGGAGGCCGTCGACTTCGCCCGCTACTACGCCGCGCGGGGCGCCGGCCTCGACGACGTCGACGGGGCGCTGCTCGCGCCGGTGCGCCTCACCGTGGTCACGCCGCCGTGGAACTTCCCCGTCGCGATCCCCGCCGGTTCCACCCTCGCCGCCCTCGCCGCGGGTTCACCGGTGGTGGTCAAGCCGGCCGGCCAGGCCCGCCGCTGCGGCGCCGTCCTGGTGCGGGCGCTGTGGGACGCCGGGGTTCCCCGCGAGGTCCTCCACCTCGTCAACGTGGACGAGGGCGACCTGGGCCGGGCGCTGGTCGGTGACCCGCGGGTCGACCGGGTCATCCTGACCGGCGCGTTCGAGACGGCGGAGCTGTTCCGGTCGTTCCGCCGCGACCTGCCGCTGCTGGCGGAGACCAGCGGCAAGAACGCGATCGTGGTGACGCCGAGCGCCGACCTTGACCTGGCCGTGCGGGACGTCGTCGCCTCGGCGTTCGGCCATGCCGGCCAGAAGTGCTCGGCGGCGTCGCTGCTCATCCTCGTCGGCTCGGCGGCGACGTCGCGTCGGCTGCGGGACCAGCTCGTCGACGCGGTCCGCTCGCTGGTCGTGGGGGAGGCGGCCGACCCGCGGACCCAGCTCGGGCCGCTCGTCGAACCGGCGTCGGGCAAGCTGCTGCGCGCGCTGACCGAGCTCGGCCCCGGGGAGCGCTGGCTCGTCCAGCCGCGGCGCCTCGACGATCGGGGCCGGCTGTGGTCGCCCGGGGTGCGTGCGGGGGTGGCCCGCGGATCGGAGTTCCATCGGACGGAGTACTTCGGCCCGGTCCTGGGAATCATGGCGGCGGCCGATCTCACCGAGGCGGTGGAGATCCAGAACGAGGTCGACTTCGGTCTCACCTCGGGCCTGCACTCGCTTGAGGCGGCCGAGCTCGACTACTGGCTGCGCCACGTCCAGGCGGGCAACCTCTACGTGAACCGTGGCATCACCGGCGCGATCGTGGGCCGTCAGCCGTTCGGCGGCTGGAAGCGGTCGGCGGTGGGCCCGGGAACCAAGGCGGGCGGCCCGACCTACCTCTACGCCCTCGCCGACTGGGCCAGCAGACCCGCCACCGCGACGGCCGAGCTCGGGCCGCCCGCCCGCCGCCTGCTGGCCGCCGCCACTGACGCCATCGCTGTCACTGCCGCTGTCACCGCCGCCGCGGCCGGCACCGGCCGCGGCGCTGCCGACGAGGGCGGGTCCGGTGCTGGCGGGTCCGCCGCGGTCGCGGATCTCGCCGGGCTGGAACGGGCGCTGCGCAGCGATGCCGCCGCCTGGGCCGAGGAATACGGTGCCGCCCGCGAGCTCGCCGGCCTGGTGGCCGAGCGCAATGTGCTGCGCTACCAGCCGGTCCCGGTCGAGATCCGCTTCGCGGGTGGCGGAGTGTGCCAACTCGTCCGGGTGGTCGCGGCCGGGCTGCTGGCCGGCTCGCCGCTTTCGGTGAGCTCCGCGGTCGAGCTGCCGCGGTGGCTGCGTTCGGAACTCGCCGGGTTGGCGGTCGCGAACAGCCACCAGTCCGACGAGGAATGGTTGGCTGGTATCACCCGGCGCGCGGCGGGCCGGGCCGCGCCGCGGGTCCGGCTGATCGGTGGGGACGCCAGCGCGCTGACGGCGGCGGTCGGTGACCGCCTGGAGATCGCGGTCCACGCGCGACCGGTGACGGAGTCCGGGCGGCTGGAGCTGCTGCCGTTCCTGCGCGAGCAGGCGGTCAGCATCACCGCCCACCGCTTCGGCACCCCGGACGGCCTCTCCGACACCCTGCTCTGA
- a CDS encoding pentapeptide repeat-containing protein: MTDNAGVTPGGRDPCSCGGAGGSGARAGGPTGAATSGAARRSAGRRWLWIVAGLAAAGAAAAAVGIWHLPPRMYPDPGDTDARASLQGGLLTAASALIAVAGALVALDETRAANTETRRANEAADERERQAYANTHVRELYTRAIDQLGSDSDTIRLGGIYALERIVTDSPADRRAVVEVLAAFVRTMSTDPRRAPAPAPSAVPSAKPGRRGPSRPPAVDIRAAVGVLARLPHPADLTGADLTGLTGLTGQADLPGPPSLAHLTLTNATLTDARLAGVDFTGGSLDDADLARADLRRANLTDAELVDADLTGARLADATLTGSLLFRANLTGAQLGRADLTGAQLGGADLTNAVLDDAVLTDAVLSGADLTNARLDGADLAAATGLAQRQVDSARGDRRTHLPAGLVRPASWDTARAPAGR; the protein is encoded by the coding sequence GTGACCGACAACGCCGGTGTGACCCCCGGCGGACGGGATCCCTGCTCCTGCGGAGGCGCCGGCGGGAGCGGCGCCCGGGCCGGCGGCCCGACCGGTGCCGCCACCAGCGGCGCCGCGCGGCGGTCCGCGGGCCGGCGCTGGCTGTGGATCGTCGCCGGCCTGGCCGCGGCCGGCGCGGCGGCGGCCGCGGTCGGGATCTGGCATCTCCCGCCGCGGATGTACCCGGACCCGGGCGACACCGACGCGCGGGCGTCCCTGCAGGGCGGCCTGCTGACCGCGGCCTCGGCGCTCATCGCCGTGGCCGGTGCCCTGGTCGCCCTGGACGAGACCAGGGCGGCCAACACCGAGACCCGGCGGGCGAACGAGGCCGCCGACGAACGTGAGCGGCAGGCCTACGCGAACACCCATGTCCGCGAGCTCTACACCCGGGCGATCGACCAGCTCGGCTCGGACAGCGACACGATCCGCCTGGGCGGCATCTACGCCCTCGAGCGGATCGTCACCGACAGCCCCGCCGACCGGCGTGCCGTCGTCGAGGTCCTCGCCGCCTTCGTCCGCACCATGAGCACCGATCCCCGGCGTGCCCCGGCGCCGGCCCCGAGCGCCGTGCCGTCGGCCAAGCCCGGGCGGCGCGGGCCGTCCCGGCCGCCGGCCGTCGACATCCGCGCCGCGGTCGGGGTCCTCGCGCGCCTTCCGCATCCCGCGGATCTCACCGGCGCCGACCTGACCGGGCTCACCGGGCTCACCGGCCAGGCCGATCTTCCCGGCCCGCCCAGCCTGGCCCACCTGACGCTCACGAACGCCACCCTGACCGACGCCCGGCTGGCCGGGGTCGATTTCACCGGCGGCAGCCTGGACGACGCCGACCTCGCCCGCGCCGACCTGCGCCGGGCGAACCTCACCGACGCCGAGCTGGTCGACGCGGATCTCACCGGCGCCCGGCTCGCCGACGCGACCCTCACCGGCTCCCTGCTCTTCCGGGCGAATCTCACCGGGGCCCAGCTGGGCCGGGCCGACCTCACCGGGGCCCAGCTCGGCGGCGCCGATCTCACGAACGCCGTCCTGGACGACGCGGTCCTCACCGACGCCGTCCTCTCCGGGGCGGACCTCACCAACGCCCGGCTGGACGGCGCCGACCTCGCCGCGGCGACCGGTCTGGCCCAGCGGCAGGTGGACTCCGCGCGGGGCGACCGGCGGACCCACCTGCCGGCGGGCCTGGTCCGGCCGGCGTCGTGGGACACCGCGCGGGCCCCGGCCGGGCGGTAG